The sequence CGCGAAACGATTTCGTTGACGAAGTAGAGCGGCCGCCGCTTCGTCTCCATGTACATGCGGCCGAGATACTCGCCGAAGATGCCGAGCACCAGAAGCTGGACACTGCCCAGGATCAGCATGATCGCGGCAAGGCTCGTCCAGCCGGGCACCACGTTGCCCCTGGACCATTCAAGCAGCGTATAGCCGAGCACGACCAGGCCGAGCAGACCGAACATCATCCCCAGCAGCGAGGCAAACCGCAGCGGCACGATCGAAAAGCTGGTCATCGCGTCGACCGCCAGAAGAATCATCTTCCTCAGCGGATAGTGGGTGGTGCCGGCAAAGCGCCGGTGCCTCTCATAGGGGAAGGCGACCTGCCTGAGCCCGATCCAGCTCACCATGCCGCGAATGAACCTGTAGCGTTCGGGCATCGCGTTCAGATGGTCGAGGGCCCGGCGACTCATCAGCCGGAAGTCTCCGGAGTCCGGTGCGATCTCGACATCGACCATCCGGCCGAGCAGGCGGTAGAACATCGAGGCGGAAGCCAGCTTGAACCAGCCTTCGCCGTCGCGCTTGACCCTCTGTCCGTAGACGACATCGAAGCCTTCATCCATCTTTGCCATCATCGCGCCGAGCAGTTCGGGCGGATCCTGGAGGTCGGCGTCGAGAATGAGGATGCGCTCGCCGCGGCAGAACTCCAGCCCCGCGCTCAAGGCGATCTGGTGGCCATAGTTGCGGGCAAGGTCGATGGCGACCACATGGTCGTCCTTTTCGGCCAGTTCGAAAATGGCCTCGCGGGTGCCGTCGGTCGCCCCGTCGATGACAAGCACGATCTCGTAGAAAGGGCTTTGCTCGAGGCATACGGCGCTGACGCGTCGATGAAGCTCGGCCACGCCGTCGCGCTCATTGTAGCATGGCACGACGACCGACAGCTTGACCGCGCGGTGCGCGCCGATTTTTCCCGTTCCCACCAAAGCCTGGCTCCCGCTCTTGCAATGGCAATAGCGGCAATTGGTTAGAAAACAGATAAGCCGGGGATCGACATGGGCTTCGGCCGGCCGACGCCATGGGCTCGGCAGGTCAAGAACGCACCGGCAACTCCATGCGGATGCGGGCACCGCGCCATGAACCCGTCAGGATCCGGATGGTGCCGTCATGCAGCAACGCGATCTGCCGGGCGAGATTCAGTCCCAGCCCCGCGCCGCGCGACTGCGGCTGCAAGCGGTAGAAGGGCTCGAAGACGTTCTCGCGCTCTTCCGCGGGAATGCCCGGCCCTTCGTCGCGTACCTCGATGCCACCGGTCCCGTCGATGGCGATCGTGATCGTGCCGCTGCCGCCGCCGTGCTCGATCGCGTTGCGCACGAGGTTGGCGAGCGCCCGCTCGATCTGCAGGACATTGATCTCTACTCGGGCCTTGTTTGGCGACGGCTCGAAGGCAAGGTCATAGCCAGCCTCGATGGCGAGCGGTGCGAAGTCGGCCGCCACCCGGCTGACGAGATCGCCGAGATCGACGAGCTGGCGCTGGTCCGACGGGCGGTCGAGCAACTGATGGTCGAGCAGTTGCTGGGCAAGATGCGACAGGCGTTCGATGTCTTGCAGCAGCCGCGCGCTCTGCGGCTCCTGCGTCAAGAGTTCGGCGCGCGTACGAAGGATGGCGATCGGCGTGCGCAGTTCATGCGCCGCGTCGGTAAGGAAGCGGTTGTGGCGGTCATAGCCCTGGGCGAGGCGGGCAAGCGCCTCGTTGAAGGCATGCACGAGCGGCGCGATTTCCTGCGGCACCTGCTTGACCGGCAGTTGCATGGCGCGGGTGCCGATGTCGATACGCGCCGCCTGGCGGACCGTTTCGACAAGGCCGGCGAAGGAGCGGCGCACCACGGCTGGCGTCGTCACCAGCGTCGTCGTGCCCATGACGAGAATGATGGGCAAAAGCAGGATCGCGATGACGAGCGCGAGCGCTGGCAGGGCGCGCTCCCAGTTCCTGCTGCCGTCCGGGTTGCGGGCGACTTCGACGGTGGCCGAGATGTTGATCTCGAGGCCATCTGTCTGTTGGCGCGACGACTGTGTCGCGGCGATGATCTGCACCGTGCCGGCCTTGGTCGAGGCGTTTTCGATATAGGCTTCCGGCCGCATGTCCTTGTCGGAGAATCCGATCGTGGCGTGATCGGCCCCGTCAAGCAGCTCGCCGAAGCTCTTGGTGTAGATGTCGGGTATGTTGCCGGCATGGACGCTCTCGCCCCTGCCATCGCGAACAATGTACCAGACATTGGGGAAGCTCTCGCGAAACGCGGTGAGTTCTTCCGTTTCACGCACGATCAGCCTGCCGTCCTTGTCCCGGTCGACCGCATCCTTGACGGCCGCGACGGCGGCCTCATTGTCGATCAGCAGGCGCGGATTGGCGATCCAAAGGGCTGCCGCGCAAAGCACGATGAAGATGAGCAGCGTCGCCGCCTGCAGCAGGATCAGCCGCCGGACCAGGATCCATTGCAGCGAGCCTGTGCGGACCTTCTTCTTCACGAGACCGCCCGCAGGAGATAGCCGAGGTTGCGGATCGCCCGGATCTCGATGCCGGCGGCGACATCGTCGAGCTTGCGACGCAGCCGCGAAATATGCGCATCGAGCGCATTGGAGCCGATCTCGTCGTCGAGGGCATAGACGGCCTCTTCCAGCGCGCTGCGCATGATGGTTCGGCCCGGCCGGCGGATCAGCGTTTCAAGCACCAGCCTTTCGCGCCGCGGCAAATCGAGCGCCTGGTCCTCGATCAGCGCCTCGCGATGGCGGAAATCATAGGTGAGGCGACCAACCATCGTCTGGTTGGCGCGCGAGGTGAACGAGCGCCGGTGCAAGGCATGGAGCCGCGCGACGAGTTCCACCGTGGCGAAGGGCTTGACCATGTAGTCGTCGGCGCCGGCATCGAGCCCGGCGACCCGGTCGTCCAACCCGCTCATCGCCGTCAGTGCGATGACAGGCACATCCAGATGCAAGGCACGCAGGCGCGGTATGAGGCTGAGACCGTCGCCATCCGGCAGCCGGCGGTCCAGCACCACCGCGTCGTGATAGCCCAGGCGGGCCATCGCCTCGGCATCGGCCAATGTCGCGGCATGGTCGACGATGATGTCCATACGCTCGAGCGCGGCCTTCAGCACGGAGGCCATTTCCGGTTCGTCCTCGATCAACAGGACGCGCATGAATAGTCTCCTTTATCCGCGGCCGGTCGGGGTCTGCGGCCGCGGCAATTCATTCGCATTCCAGCTTTGGCTGGCGGAAATTGGTGATGAACCACCGACCGCCGGAAGCGTGGGCATAGAATGTGTAGAAGCATTCCTGACGCTCGATATAGCCGGGCGTCTCGTTCTCTTCATAGACGGTTCCGTGTTTTGTCTCGCGAACCTCGCCGCTCGATGTCCCGGAAACCGCCGACGTCGACACCTTGCGCCACTGATAGGCGCGCTCGCCCTGGCCAAGATCGACGATCGCTGTGGGCGGACCATAATCGAGAACGACCGATTCGACCGGCTGCCCGACATAATTCTTCATGATGTCGGAGGCACAGCCCGTGAGCGCGATTGCGATGAAAACGACCTTCGAGGCCCGTGTCAGGAGGCTGGCGCCATGCGTGGACATATCGGAACAGATTCCCATGATGAAAAATTCACGCGCGGACCTAGATCGCGAAGGCGGACCTAGATCGCGAAGATTGCATCGACATTGCAGCGCGGCGGGGAAAGCGGGCCATTGCGGAAAAGCTGGCAATCCTGTGCGGTGCAAATCGAGACACCGGATTGCGCGATGCCCAGCGGCGTCGCGCAATCCGGGTTCGCCCATTCTAGAACCGGTAATTGATGCCGGCCTTCAGTTCATGGCTGCCGATCGTCGTCTTCGACGTGCCAAGAGCCGATGTCGTCTCGACGCCGAGGGTGCGGACATAGTCGTACTCGACCTTGGCGGACAGCCCGCCGGCAAAGCCCTGCTCGATGCCGGCGCCCAGGAGGTAGCCGACCTTCCATCCGTCGGCGCTGCTGACGTTGTCGCCCTTGTCGAACTTGGTAAGGGCGACGCCGCCGGTGCCAAACAGCAGCGTCTGGTCGAAGCTCAATCCTGCCTTGGCCTTGGCGGCACCGCGCCATTTCTCCTTGATCTTGCCGCCTTGGACGTCGTGTTCGGCGCCGCCCAGATAGGAGCCTTCGATCTCGGCGCCGAGAACGGTGGGACCCATCTGCTGGTTGTAGCCGGCCTGGACGCCGCCGCTGAAGCCATTGCGGCCTGCAAACGGGTTCGGCATTCCGGTGAACGCCGTGCCGCCATGGACGCCGACATAGGCGCCGCTCCACTGGAAGGCGGGCGGGTCGTTGTAGGTGGGTGAGAGGTCGGCGGCCATCGCCGGCCCGAGAAGGCAAAAGGCGAGGCCAGCCGCCGTCACGACGATCTTTACTCGAGAGGACACAGCATTACTCCAACACAAACGCGCATCCAGCAATCGACACGCAGGTTAACTCTCGGGGAGCTTGGCCGTTAGGGCGGCCGGGCTCCGGTTTGGTGTCTTTCAGGGACGACTGCACGGTCCTGGAACTGGCGTTCGCGAGCTGTGGTAGGGGTTGGAGCGGCGCGCAACCAGCCACCTGAAAGACGCCGACTGGCTCGCAGGTGAAAATTGCACGCACATTGCGCAAAATTGGAGAATGACGATTTTGTGCTTTATTTTCAACAAATTAAAATGATCTTGTTTACCCATATTTAAGAATTGCAAGCCGTCTGAAGCTTGGCGTCTCGATCACCTGTTCCAGGCTTTCCCGGGCACAACCGCGCTTGATGGATGGCCGCCAAGCACGTATCTCTGGGCCATGCCTGTGTGTCCGGGCATCTCAATCGGGAGACGACCTTGTCCGCACTGACGCGCTTTCTCGGCGACTCGCCGCTCAGGGTGATCCTGAAGCTGCTGGTGGTGTCGTTCCTCGTCGGCCTTGTCATGAATGCCTTCGGCTGGTCGCCGATGGATGTCTTCTACGGCATCCAGAAGTTCTTCATCGACCTCTGGAACCTGGGCTTCCACGCCATCGACCGATTCCTCGGCTACATTCTGCTAGGTGCCGCGATCGTCGTGCCGGCTTTCATCCTGCTCAGGATCGCCAACTATCGGAAGTGACTTTTAGAGCAATCTAGGCGTAGGTCGAGGCGACCTCGAACAGGATGGCGTGGCGCGACGCAAGCGCCGGTACGTCCGTGGAGTAGCCGCCGCCGATGACGCCGCAGACTGGAATGCCCAGCGCACGAAAATGGCCGATGACCATTTCGTCGCGGGCGCGCAGACCGCCATTGGAAAGCGCCAGCCTGCCAAGCCGGTCCTCGGCATGGACGTCGACGCCGGCATTGTAGAAGACGATGTCCCAGCGCGCCCGGGCCGACAGTTCCGGCAGGATCGTGGCCAGCCTCCGGAGATAGGCGGCATCGCCCGTGCCGTCGGGAAGCGCGATGTCGAGATCGGAGGCGATCTTGCGCACGGGATAGTTGCGCTCGCCATGCATGGAGAAGGTGAACACACCTGGCTCGTCGCTTAGAATGTCCGCGGTACCGTCGCCCTGATGCACGTCGAGATCGACGACCAGGATGTTTTGCGCGGCACCCTCGTCGAGCAGCACCAGCGAGGCGACGGCAACGTCGTTGAAGGTGCAGAAGCCGGCGCCTTGCGCGCGCCGCGCATGATGGCTGCCGCCGGCGGTGTTGCAGGCGATACCATGGCGCAAGGCGAGCCGCGCCGCCAGTATCGTGCCGCCGGTGGCAAGCTGCGCACGCAGCGAAACGCGCGGGCCGACCGGAAAGCCGATCTCGCGTTCGATTTTTTCAGGCACCGAACAACTGATGACCTGATCGACATAGTCGGCCGCATGGGCAAGCTTCAGCCATGATGCCGGTGCCGGCTCCGTAGTGTTGAGCGCGTCAGGACTGGCCAGGCCGCGTGCGCGCAACGCCTCCATCAGCAGCGGGTATTTGCTCATCGGGAAGCGATGGTTGGTGGCAAAGCCGGCGTCGTAGTCGGGGTGGTGGACGATCTGCAGGGGCATGAACGGGATCCGGCGGCTTCGCGCCAGACCGGGATTTCGGTTGGCCATCGCGGGAAGAATGATTGCACGGTGGCCGGAAAATGGGGCACATCGGCTGTACGATCAAGCCGCAAATCAGCAAGGCAGCAATCCCTTGGACAAGGGTGCAACTCCAGTCGACGCCAGATCTTTTGTCGTCACCAACCGCTCCGTGCTCGCCATAGCGGTGCCGATGACGCTCGCCTATCTGACCACGCCGATGCTCGGCCTGGTCGACACGGCTGTTGTCGGCCAGTTCGGCGACGCGGCTCTTCTCGGCGGCCTTGCGGCGGGCGCGCTTGTTTTCGACGTCGTCTTCACCAGCTTCAATTTCCTGCGTTCGGGCACCACCGGCCTCGTCGCCCAGGCTTTCGGGCGTGGCGACACGCTCGAGGAACAGGCGGTGTTCTGGCGCGCCGTGCTGATCGCGGTCGTTGCCGGTATCGTGCTGGCCGCACTTTCGCCGCTGATCGCCATCGGCGGCCAGTGGTTCATGGGCGCCGAACCGCGTGTCAGCGAGGCGATGGGCGTCTACATCAGGATCAGGCTACTTGCCGCACCGTTCTCGCTGATCAACTACGCCATTCTCGGCTACGTCCTGGGCCGTGGCGAGGGCGGGCTCGGCCTTGTGCTGCAACTGGTGCTCAACGGCA comes from Mesorhizobium japonicum MAFF 303099 and encodes:
- a CDS encoding sensor histidine kinase, with product MKKKVRTGSLQWILVRRLILLQAATLLIFIVLCAAALWIANPRLLIDNEAAVAAVKDAVDRDKDGRLIVRETEELTAFRESFPNVWYIVRDGRGESVHAGNIPDIYTKSFGELLDGADHATIGFSDKDMRPEAYIENASTKAGTVQIIAATQSSRQQTDGLEINISATVEVARNPDGSRNWERALPALALVIAILLLPIILVMGTTTLVTTPAVVRRSFAGLVETVRQAARIDIGTRAMQLPVKQVPQEIAPLVHAFNEALARLAQGYDRHNRFLTDAAHELRTPIAILRTRAELLTQEPQSARLLQDIERLSHLAQQLLDHQLLDRPSDQRQLVDLGDLVSRVAADFAPLAIEAGYDLAFEPSPNKARVEINVLQIERALANLVRNAIEHGGGSGTITIAIDGTGGIEVRDEGPGIPAEERENVFEPFYRLQPQSRGAGLGLNLARQIALLHDGTIRILTGSWRGARIRMELPVRS
- a CDS encoding histone deacetylase family protein translates to MPLQIVHHPDYDAGFATNHRFPMSKYPLLMEALRARGLASPDALNTTEPAPASWLKLAHAADYVDQVISCSVPEKIEREIGFPVGPRVSLRAQLATGGTILAARLALRHGIACNTAGGSHHARRAQGAGFCTFNDVAVASLVLLDEGAAQNILVVDLDVHQGDGTADILSDEPGVFTFSMHGERNYPVRKIASDLDIALPDGTGDAAYLRRLATILPELSARARWDIVFYNAGVDVHAEDRLGRLALSNGGLRARDEMVIGHFRALGIPVCGVIGGGYSTDVPALASRHAILFEVASTYA
- a CDS encoding response regulator transcription factor; amino-acid sequence: MRVLLIEDEPEMASVLKAALERMDIIVDHAATLADAEAMARLGYHDAVVLDRRLPDGDGLSLIPRLRALHLDVPVIALTAMSGLDDRVAGLDAGADDYMVKPFATVELVARLHALHRRSFTSRANQTMVGRLTYDFRHREALIEDQALDLPRRERLVLETLIRRPGRTIMRSALEEAVYALDDEIGSNALDAHISRLRRKLDDVAAGIEIRAIRNLGYLLRAVS
- a CDS encoding outer membrane protein — translated: MSSRVKIVVTAAGLAFCLLGPAMAADLSPTYNDPPAFQWSGAYVGVHGGTAFTGMPNPFAGRNGFSGGVQAGYNQQMGPTVLGAEIEGSYLGGAEHDVQGGKIKEKWRGAAKAKAGLSFDQTLLFGTGGVALTKFDKGDNVSSADGWKVGYLLGAGIEQGFAGGLSAKVEYDYVRTLGVETTSALGTSKTTIGSHELKAGINYRF
- a CDS encoding DUF6460 domain-containing protein, which produces MSALTRFLGDSPLRVILKLLVVSFLVGLVMNAFGWSPMDVFYGIQKFFIDLWNLGFHAIDRFLGYILLGAAIVVPAFILLRIANYRK
- a CDS encoding glycosyltransferase family 2 protein, producing MGTGKIGAHRAVKLSVVVPCYNERDGVAELHRRVSAVCLEQSPFYEIVLVIDGATDGTREAIFELAEKDDHVVAIDLARNYGHQIALSAGLEFCRGERILILDADLQDPPELLGAMMAKMDEGFDVVYGQRVKRDGEGWFKLASASMFYRLLGRMVDVEIAPDSGDFRLMSRRALDHLNAMPERYRFIRGMVSWIGLRQVAFPYERHRRFAGTTHYPLRKMILLAVDAMTSFSIVPLRFASLLGMMFGLLGLVVLGYTLLEWSRGNVVPGWTSLAAIMLILGSVQLLVLGIFGEYLGRMYMETKRRPLYFVNEIVSRDQPAKDSDLPVHRLQEMAKRAARG